aagtaataaatagtaGAGCAGTAATAAAAACTAAGGAGAAATTCAGTACAATAAAGGAAAGATTTAAATACTGGAaagaagaaggcgttactttgcggaagtccatgaTTTACTCCGCGAacggtgtaatttacaatttcttcaatctatacTCTACATCAAATAGATCTTACACAATATACTCCCCACGCAAGTTTttctccgacaccggagcatcctaattgtaataaatattttctatttctatttctgtCCTCAGGAGATTTTAACTTTACGATGAACCATTACACCGTAccgattcttcttcttttcgctgagtatagcaaatgaaacTGAATTTTAATTGTAGGAAAGAACTATCTAATATTTAACTCACGTCCCTAGAGGTATTTGCCGCTCCTACAATAAAGATGTAGAAGTAGGAATGTTCTGTAACTTCGACATTTGTGTTCCAGTACCACAGGATCCTGATGGTGCTGACGTGGGTGCTGACCGTGGGCGGCTTCATCCTGATCCTCGTGGAGGTGGGCGGCTGGCAGACCACGGGCGACAACCCGCACGCCATCACTGGCATAGTCACTGTGCTGCTGTGCTTCATACAGCCTATTGGTACGTCCACAAGCGAACACCGAATATTATTCGGTTTAACCTTTACCGAACTGGATATTTGGTTTACCATTACATTGCTATGCCGCGTAAACAGGTTCTATCACGTACGCTTCGTGTCACTGAATTACTACAACACACGTTCAGAAATTGTCTTgcgttaaaatgaaaaaaaaatgactatGATTCCGTTTGTCCAAAAACAATATGATTTTGGACGTGAATCTTACTATAAACATGATTAGAGCGAGCGATAAGTTTTAGTTTTCGAGCCTTATCTTGTCTAGGTACAATTTAAtgaaaagtgatatttatttcagGAGCATTCTTTAGGCCGCACCCCGGTACTAAGAACCGGCCCATATTCAACTGGCTTCACTGGTTCGTTGGAAACTCCGCACATATCTTAGGAAGTGAGTTTTTgattaacaaattatttattaatttaaagtcaGCAACGCATTGTTTGCTTTTCTGGTGCTGCAGAAGTGGCTTGCTCGtctgtacatttttttaaaatctaatacgagaatttaaaattctttcCACTATGgaggttttaaaataatttgaaattggaacATTCATATTTCTGAGGTCATTTACAAATGCCAACTTTTGAATGTCCCCAGTCGCAACGATATTCCTGGCAGTGTACCTGCAGAAGGCGGAATTACCGCCGTGGACGGTGTTCGTGTTAACAGCGTACGTCGTGTTCCACGTGTTGACTCATGTCGTGCTATCGGTGAGTACTTACCTACCTAGTCTATTTTTAATCACCGATGCAAAAACgatgtgtctgtgtgtggcgtgcgtgtgtttgtgtgtgcgattcaattttattaattgtttcacTATTAGTTGTCAAGTGTTATTCCcgatttctaaaataaaaacatgaaagttttaaatttttctgtatATGACATACAAACAAACCACTATTATTGAGACTTTTTTCCAAACGTCCATACTTTGTCCATCCAATTTTAAGTCAAtaacataaaaactattttgGTCACAGAACCCGAGAAACACGATACATGCCTTTTTGCTTTTTATGttctttgttttgtaatatattcatataaaaccaTTGATAGCATAGTGATAACCTCCCTTGTCATGTtcgttttattcaattaaatatcgtttgctttaagggtgaaggaaaaaaacGCGTCATTACAAAACGTGGGCGTCGGAAATCTACCAATCTGTACCTAGCCAGCTGAGACAATTTAGTGGGTTGATTATGATGAGGAATTAATTATAGCCAAGGGTcccgcatttataatttttttcgttGTACTATATTTCTCGAGGCCAGTGAGAGGagtttaaatttgttattatgATTCTAGCTTACGGTTTGTGTATCCGAGGGTCGGATAAGCAACGGCAGAGTAAATTCCTTCCCAATGAAAGACATGTTGGGCCAGTCCCGACAGATCACAGCGGTCGACAGGAGTACAGATGCTCCGGTGAGAATGGAGACTCTCCTTCTCTCTTCTCTTCCCTTTTACGCATTTTCTCTTATTCACTTTTCTGTCTAATCACTttcttcaatattaatttaGCTGCTTGATCTTTTCTTTCCTTTCTGTTTGTACAATGTACTCTTTTCGTCTCTATCTTTATTCTACTTCTTATATTCTTTCTTCTCAATTTATGAGTtcttatttaaaagattttcttttatGGTTTATAATTTTGCACAAACTAATTTTAACATcactaatattttgaaaaactttaCTTCCCTTCTCACTTATTTGCTTCTACTCACTTATATATCTTTGCACGTTGGAAACGTCTTACTAATTATTGACTGCTTATGCAGTTTCAAGCAAAAGTAAACAAAGGCTGAGCTTAATCGACCAGTCGACACTTAGATGATACTCCGGTGATAACACAAGTTCTCTCTCTCTGTAACCTTTTTCTTATTCAAATTCTTCTGTTTTGTTTCAAATTTTTCAGGGGTAATGAGTTGAAAGATACTCTTCTTCAGAGACTATTAATGTTAATTGGTTAAAGCTTGAAAAAAATCTGTTTAGCACTTTTTGTGATTAGCGCTTTCAAGAATGGCTTGCTTATAGTATGGATTGCCTTGCCCTCTACTGGTTTATGGTTAATGTTCGAGTACGGATCACGAAGCCTGGGTGCGATACAATGTATTGGTGTTTGTCTTTTATGAAATTCCCTACAGAGCTATAAAAGGCAGGGTACATTTACCTACATATATTCACTATTCAGGCGACTAAACGTAATACCTTaataattggtaaaaaaaaccatgaaaataaaaatttataaaattactagctgttgcccgcgacttcgtctgcgtttgattttgtttttaaattattcaatatcgctaagccttaaatgagtataggtagtatatatatatatatatatataaaacatgtgactgtcaattatagacaaataatttgcaataagataaaattgcgactataattaaagatctaagctttcctatctcttaagttggaccagactgctcacggtgtgccaatttaatttaaaatcggttaagtagtttaggagtccatcgcggacaaacatcgtgacaggagatttatatatattaagattaaattcGGTGTATTCGGTTAGATCCTAAAGCGAGTGCGAAAGACGCTACGCAGCAGCGGTATCTATAATTGTTGTGGTGtagtcttattttttttctattaatttatttattgtttttgtttccaGTTCTCGGGCTTCAGGAAGCATCTGCTTGGAGTGTACGCACCAATTATACTACTGTTCGTGATAGCTATGATCTGCCTCGTGGCATTGGCTCCCATTGGTAGCACCTACAATAACTTGATGGGCGCTTAATATCTAAATTATTAACGGCCGAATACTGAAACGCCGCTTAATTTTTGAGGATATCTTAAACATCCAGGCTGAGTTCTGAAGTCTATCTACGGAGAACAAACTCTGTGTATATAAAGAATCCCTCAAGAACCGTAAATTTTTCAACAACGCACACTTCACTCTgtttcatcatattaacctattaccggcccactacagagcacgggtctcccacaatgagaaggggttaagaccccCCCTCTCCTCCTATTTTGGTGAGTTATAATTATCTGACATTATAGCTCGACACTTTTTCGACTTGTCATATAAGACGGTTCTCTTTACCTCTCCTTCCAAGGCTCAGTCTGAAGACAAAGTTGTGTCTGACATAAAAGTCTGATGTGTTAAAATCTGATCTGAAATAGATACTCTATGGATCGCGGCCTGGCACAGATAACGCTCAATTAAAGTTTAAGATGCCACTCATTTtaagcagcatttctgtttTCTAGGGTTTATTGATATGAATTTAGGTCGCGCCAAACTTCTAGTAGCATTGCGATTATAGTACCCACGAGAGAGATAACAAAAAGCCGCGTCGCAGCCTGGGTGACTGTTTTATGCCCAGTGGGCTTACTACGCCGCCGGTTTTTTCTAGTATCACCATTTCGAGTTAATTTCGTTCACTACGTTAGTGTTCACTTTGtaaatatgattaaaataaaacttagtttggaaaaaaaacactatCGCGGTACGATTCCTTAACGAACACGATACGACTATAGCTGCTACACGGCTATAGAATAGccaggagaaaaaaaatatatccctgAATATATCTCCTGACAAGGGCTAAAACGAACGAGTCCCCTGCCAAGGTCGGCAACAGAGAATCGTAgatgtttacccccgtttatgaTTAGCcgtatcatataaataaaattatcttttctgttgtcgtgctttggcaggtggacaaataaattttatcccttgttaGTGGAGATTTAATTGGGGTATAAACTTTTTGTTTCCTGCTTCATGCTACGCGGAAACTCAGGGAGAACAAGAAGTTCAGCGCGACCTATTGGTAATTTATGAGGGTTAGAAGTGGAACAAATAGTATTCAAGAATCGATATATTATCCGTTATCGAGAACGATCAAAGTTTCCGTCCAGTTTATTGAATgttgtaataattaattatttttacattttacctcCAGTTTCTGAAAGGCTTGTCAACTCAATtgtcaattataaaaatagcagTCAAAGTTGTTGGAATGTTGCCATTCCATCCCACATCCCAGTAGCTTTTTGTTTGCTAAAACGTCGGGCATCGTAATGTGACATTGAACTTGGTCTGCATTATTCGTGGCTATTATGTTACCACTACAATGCGAAgtaataaacaataagctttgATAAATCTGTATAATAACTATTGTCATTTATTTAATCAAGAAAATACTTAATCTATTGTTGGATTGATCTACGATTAATAGGTTgatttactaatatattattttaatttatgtttttcagcAACTGGAGGGttagatatacataaaataaaatagcagtaTCTATACAAGTAATTTATCTCATCGAGTCTGTCCAAAGAGAACATTAGATATAGCAATGAGATAATATTACAAAGTAATTTCCAATgtcgttattaattaatttaaatgtatattaattttcCCATTTAGGCTTATTGCAAGTAaccttgaataaaaatttactaacGAATTTCATAACGGGTTTTTGGCATGTTTGATTACAATCAGTtcaatagaataataaaaatacatagaaatattaatttattgtcaaAGCTATGAATGCGCATGTTAGGTATGTGGAGATCAAATCACGGCGTCTAATCTGCGTTCGCAGTAGCTTTTAAATTTGCGTCCAACGTATCCAGGTCGCAGACGCGTAGGATAGCTCTAGGTTGAAAAATCCTTGTGACAGGTCGTACGCTGAACGCGCCGGTATATGGAAGCTCTTGATTCGATTGTACGCTGGGCTCGACGGCTTGTTTTAGGAAGCCGTGTGATGGCCGTTCACTGGTTCGCGGTCATACGCTGGTCGCAGTCGTGCTAATTTGCGGAAGCCTTGTAATTGATCGTACGCTGGTCACTGACGCGCCGGTTTACGGAAGCCTTGTAATTGGTCATACGCTGTTCGCAGACCTGCTGTTTTCTGGAAGCCTTGTAATTCGTCGTAAGCTGGTCGGTTTAAAGACGCCTTGTAATTGGTCGTACGCTGTTTGAAGACGCGTCGGTTTACGGAAGCCTTGTAATTGATCATACGCTGGTCAAAGACGTGCTGGTTTGCGAAAACCTTGTAATTGGGCGTACGCTGCTCGCAGACGCGCCCGTTTTAAGAAGCCTTGTTATTGGTCGTAAGCTGGACGCAGAAGCGGCACCGCAAACGCTGCTTGGacgccttttttattttaattttattatcaatagTTAATGCAAATAGCTTGGAGTATctacaaacaatttattattaacgctCACGTTCTAACGTCACTAACATCACGCTCTAAAGACCTTAGAAGCATGCGCGTAGGCGACGCAATGGGTCGCAGAATATCGGGCTAAAGTTTGTTCGAGAAAAACTACTTATACGAATTTGTAGGTACGCCAACGAAGTTGCAGGGAACCgcttgttatttataattgaattcTATACTAAATATCGTTATCTGAACAAAATATGAATATGTGAAATGGCTACTAATTTATAACTTAAGTCACCGACAactagaatattaaaaaaaaatgtaaatacagatttattaaaacacagtaaaaagggttttttatctttataagtacctacctacctaattattactatacaataTTGCCAAAAACTGcgatattttatgttaatatttaaaagagaacGCCCATTGTAGATGGAAATCCAACGCTAACAAAGTTAAactagagcaacacttcgcagggcatacacGGATCACGTCCTATCCTAAAGTAATTTAGTACAGAGATATATTGTATCCTAGAGGACAAAGAATAGTTTTAAATcagacaaatttaaaaataatatattttattaacgatCGCGATACTAAGATAAACGCGGGCGCAGCCGCTGACACAGCTAGTCctaatactattataaatggaaaaaattgtatgtctggatggatgaatggatggatgtttgttactcttccaTGCATAAACTACTACTGAAATAATAAGACTgtattttggaatggagatagattataccctggattaacatatAAGCTGCTTTCATCCAGGGAAAATGTTTGAAGaccggttggcgcagtttgcagcgaccccgctttctgagtcaaaggccgtgggttcgattcccactattggcaaatgtttgtgtgatgtacatgaatgtttttcagtgtgtaggtgtttatatgtatattctaagtatttatgtatattattcaccaaaatattcatcagtcatcttagtacccatacggTTCCCGCACGaatcatgaaaaaccaaaaaaaacaacgaacgaaaccgcgggcaacagccGGTAATACATAACTTATACAGTTAACCAGAGTATAATCTATATccatagtttttgcgtgaaagagtgaaaaacatccatccatccatccacacTTAAAAACTTGCGCATTTATATTTAGTAGGATTATCAAAAACAAATCAACAGTTTCTTACATAATATCACAGTTAAAACCCTCTTTAAGGCGTTAGACTTATTTCGACAACGTTTTCAAGTATCCTCGTTAGGTATTTGCGAGTCCTCAACCATTCTAGTTGCAGGTATGTACACTTTAAAAGAATACTCAGTACGAGGGAACGACCCTGGATTCACTACCTGGCAGTTTTGATACATTCTGGTGTACGGCTGGAAGTGATCAGAGACTACCACCACATCTGGCATGGGATACAAATTTAAGGCCTCTGCATTCTTCCAATACACTGGTTGTACACCTAGCGACAACGGTGACAAAGTACACTGGCTCAGCAATGTTTTCGTCAAATGGTCGGGTATATCACCAGTTTCAGGAAAATGTATTGAATTTCTACACATTTTAGTAACTAAATCCTGTCttataacaactatttcttgcgTACAGTACTGTATTCTACAAGGATTTGATGTAAAAATTACAGAGTCACCCAATTTGTCTCTTATGTCTTTTGTGATAGAGTTCGGAATTGCTGGTCTGGGTAATATGTTTGGAGCGACTGGATCACCTCTGCCTGGTACGAATATAAACTTGCATGAATCTCTTAGTTTAGTGAATGGATATAAAATGTCACTTAAGTTATTTAAAGCGGCTTTCAATTGTGTACTATGTTCGTAGCCATATGGACATGATAAAAATTCACCTAAAAACACTATAGCTATTGGTGGAAAATCATTGTAACCAGAGAATAAAGTTTTCAATTTAGATATCACTTTGAGATTGTCAAACCAAACATCAGAAAGAAAAATTATCATCCCATCCTCATTTTCTTGCTCAATCTTGAGTAAATTCtgtgaattttttaataaacttttcgaCTTGCCTCCAAAAGTGTTCAAATTTCCAAAAAATGGTAGCGAAGCAGCTCGACTTTCTGAAGGAGGTAAAACTAAGCCCATAACATGTAAAACTTTATCATCAAAATATCCTTCAGCAAGAACGAAACTGCTTTCCGTAAAAAGTCCAGAATGATATCTTGTTTGTGTCATATCTAAAAGGACACTGCCTGTAGGATCCTCTAGATAGAACTTCCCTTCGGTCAATTGCGTCAAAAGGCCCAGTACGATGACATCATCTACTCTGCTTGATGAACTTTGTAACACCTCTATCTTGCGTAACTGGAATTGGTTTTCGCTTTCCATAGTAGATAATATTTCCTTGGCAAATAATTTGTTTCTTATAGTCCTTTGCCATATTATTGTATACCTGCcaatcaattgttttttttataatacacgtaatattgatgataatgtttattctatatagataaattaaataataagataattattttatcacaacTTTACCTATGATATAGTAATACAGGATAGGTTAGATATGATACTTTTAGAACTTTGTCCTACAGgcatggcagtggcgtgcacttcatgcatgcgcaaaagcactgcataccctaaaatggcTATATAACTCGTGTAGGAGGattatttttgccattttatgcaattttcctgccgtatgcattctgcttctgcttgcggctcaggttcgcctggtccctggagtcacgtcgaccggctacgatctattgtgacactgccgtatgcataccctggtaagaaatccagtgcaTGCCACTGAGGCATGGACAGCCTTTTAGCCCAGGCTAAGACTTAAAACATTTGAATTGATTTTGATGGGACTTTCACAGGCAGGTCATGAACTTTGTAATAAGTAATTTGTAACATTGTACCTGTCTATTAAAAACTGTGCTTTCCACTTAGGTTCAGGGTACAAATGGTTAACAGCATTGACGTCTTTGGAGAACCTCTTTCTCTCATTATCATAAATGAGTTTTGGAATATTGAATGCATCTATAATATTGAGTACAGTCTCTGTTTCCTCCAGACCTGAAGATGAACATTCCCTGCAAAGACAATTTCCTGTGATTAGATAAGTAAAACTGACAAAACCATCAAATTAACACATTTTTAGTGACATATGTGtatggtataatattttttttttattactgggAACTGTAAGAGCTTAGTTATGGTAGTTGTGATTGGACCTTACTATTTCCTCAAAGCCCCGAGATGTCAAGCTTGTTGTTTATGTCTGTcttggttattatcactaacaataATGATTGGGTCATTATTGTAACTAAAGGTTGAATCATACATGTGAAGAGTATATAGCGGGCAAGAAATAGATGCAGTGCGGATAATAGTAGCGTTGCTCTCTTCAAGCGTAGCGATAGGCCATAGTGTGAAGTTGACTTACTATATGCTTAGTATGTACCTATATGTTTAAAACAAGGTAGCATGGCAATAAGGTATGGTGTTTAGTGCCTCAATAGATTAGTGTGCAGTGATTCAAACACAATCATTGTCCACAGTATTCCGCAATTTAACTGCTGTGCAATTGGGTCTAAACCAGTTCAGTACAGCTTGATTGAGCGAAGCTCTCTCTCCGTATCTCTTCTAAGAGAGGCCCAGCAGTGAGATATTAATATGCCTTATTTTGATtgatcattaattttatttgtaaaatttccGTCTCCTTTACATATCTATGTTTTGTaggttaaatgaaaataaaaactcagTTACCTGTATGCAACTTCCAAGTGCTGCTTTTCTAGCACGGGTTGCGAAAGACATTGGTGTAGAAGATGCGCAATAAGTTTATCAATCATTTTCTTTCGCTCTTGCTGAGACAAAGCAACCAACTGCTCAGCTACAAAAATACTTGCTTCTCGTCTCATAGTAAAACCACTGAGTTTGAACGCATTATTCACTTCACTGCGTGTTTTTTGAAGTTCCGCCATGTTAATTGTTGATTTTCacaaaaaataactaacaatAACCTTTCACAAGTAGGTAACTCAATTCTTTCATTTAAACTTTTGAACAAAAGTAAATAGTAAATACCGCCAAAAGTTTCCCTTGATTTGACATTGACAGTTTTAGTCAATCCTACTACCGCTGACAGTTTCTGATGAAGGAGTTAATCTATGTTTAGAAAAATACCTCTGGaagggcgggaaacttcgtacatggcggacgcggttttttcaaatttttcttttattttattgtaaactcgttttgaaaaggatttggtgttgtttatattgtacATATTGTAGTATTAGTGTCATTCTCATAGTAGTTAGCTGTTTATATAGGTaagttcttcaaaatattttattggaaattttaaacttttatgggGGATCGGCCCCCCGACCCTGGGGGAACAATACCCCCAGGGTCTGTAAATATTCCATCTAAGATGGATATATTAATCTCAGCGGTTGAGTCGTCAATGGACACGGACGCATCTGCTGTGTCCAATGCCGAACAAACGCTAAAACGAAAAATTTTTTCCCGCGTTTGTACGAtgtgcaagaaaaaaaaaaggaaaggcaAAGCAAATTATGAAAAGGATAAATTTAATGACTGCATGTGCGAATCACATACTGATGATGTTCCGAATCGCCCTAAcaaaaatccaaatatttctCCCAACCACAAACCAACTGAACCCACTTCTcccattgataataataaaccaTCATTATCCACCATACCAACAAATGTACCAACTCGAGTGCCAATTGGTCGTGCTCAGTATCAGAAATCTGACAGTGCCCCATATGTGGTACATGTtaacaaagaatatgaaaatagTGATAGTTCCACAACCCTACATCCCATAACTTTTGGTCGCTTTTTGCAAcgtaacaaatttgatggtgtTGTGAATGGTAGTCTCAAACGTGTGGGTAGGAATCGCATTAGTATGGCGTTTTCTTCCTATATGGATGCCAACAAATTTTTGTTGCATCAAAGTCTTGGCTTGGAAAAATATAGCGCCTTTATACCTACCTTCAATGTAACACGCATGGGTGTAGTAAGAGGTGTTCCAAATGATTGGTCTGACGAGGAGATATTGTCAAACATAAATGTGCCACTGGGTTGCGGTCCTATAATTAAAATCAGGCGTATTAAAAGAAAAGtcactgtaaataatgtaaatcaaTTTATTAGTACTGGCACTGTAATTATAACTTTTGACGGACAAGTTCTGCCTACCCGGGTGTACATGTGTTACACTGCCTTATCAGTGGAATTGTACATTTATCCAACTGTACAATGCTATCAATGTTGCCGTTTTGGTCATGTTAAAAATCAATGCAGGTCTTTGCCAAAATGTTATAAGTGTGGTCAAGGACACTCTGGTGACACTTGCCAAGTTGAAGAGGAGGATTACCGGTGTTGCTTATGCAACGGATCACATCAAGCCATTGATAAAAAATGCCTAGAACATAATAGACAGAGAGCAATCAAAGAAACAATGAGCAAAAGTTGTACTTCATATATGGAAGCAATTAAGATGCATCCACCAGTTTCAAAGATGTCATATGCCGAAGCTTTGTTTTCAACACCTGTGTCATCCTCTTCATCAAAGGACATACATAGTCCTCAAAACTCTAACCTTCCATCTTATTCAAAATCAGAGTCTcagtcatataaaaaaacagtcttTGCCAAGCCAAGATCACCGTCAAAGCTTGTTAAGGGCTATGACCGCTTTGCTCATTCTGATATAATAAAAGATCCTGTTTTCCCTAAACAAAagcctaatattaataataacaatattgaaaATAGCATGAAAATTGctgacattattaaaatacttattcaaCTATTATCACAATCAAACATAGTTACACCGTCCCACGTTGCCACAGTAATTGAAGCATTATACCACATCCCAAACAACAATGGATCACAGAGCCAATGTGGTTCAGTGGAATTGCCTGAGCCTCAACAGTAGAAAACacgatttaatacatttaataaataaacatgaaccTTTTCTCATATGTCTTCAAGAGACATGGTTGAGAAAGGagtcattatttaaaatgcCAGGTTATGTTTGTGTCAGAGAAGATAGACCTGATGGGTATGGTGGAGTGGCCATACTCATCAAAAATAATCTGGCATTTACAAATATCACTCTCCCTGTACATAGCAATAACTTATCAGTTATTGCAGTTATTGTAAATAGTGTATGTTATGtgtctatatatttttctcgtcctagtaatgatatatttaatgaaatcaatcaacttttaaattttttgccaaAACCTTATTTATGTTTAGGGGATTTTAATTCTCATCACATGTTATGGGGTTGTGCTACATCAACCTATTATGGAGAACAATTGTTAGAGTTAATTAGCTCACATAACTTGTGTATTTTGAATATGGGGTCTCCAACAAGGCTTGCACGGACACCTAGTGCTCCTGATTTGTCCATTTGCACTCCTGATCTTGCTTCATCTCTCCTTTGGTCAACTGCAGAGTCTACTTATGGTAGTGATCACTACCCGCTTATTATAACTTTTCCTTTTGAAAAACCTCCAAAACATGTGAAACAACCACGAATAAAACATAAACTTATTCATGCTAAGTGGAACTTGTATAGAGTAGCTGTTGAACAGAAAGTTAATAGTTTACCACCAATAAGTAGCTCTAACATATTAGAATGCTCACAAACATTAGCTACTGCATTGATTGCAGCTGCAAATgaaatttttccattaaaaatgtATGGTTCAGGATTTATTCCATCACCACCATGGTGGGATGCAGAGTGCACTAATGCAGTAAAAC
This sequence is a window from Pararge aegeria chromosome 1, ilParAegt1.1, whole genome shotgun sequence. Protein-coding genes within it:
- the LOC120625871 gene encoding DNA polymerase epsilon subunit 2 is translated as MAELQKTRSEVNNAFKLSGFTMRREASIFVAEQLVALSQQERKKMIDKLIAHLLHQCLSQPVLEKQHLEVAYRECSSSGLEETETVLNIIDAFNIPKLIYDNERKRFSKDVNAVNHLYPEPKWKAQFLIDRYTIIWQRTIRNKLFAKEILSTMESENQFQLRKIEVLQSSSSRVDDVIVLGLLTQLTEGKFYLEDPTGSVLLDMTQTRYHSGLFTESSFVLAEGYFDDKVLHVMGLVLPPSESRAASLPFFGNLNTFGGKSKSLLKNSQNLLKIEQENEDGMIIFLSDVWFDNLKVISKLKTLFSGYNDFPPIAIVFLGEFLSCPYGYEHSTQLKAALNNLSDILYPFTKLRDSCKFIFVPGRGDPVAPNILPRPAIPNSITKDIRDKLGDSVIFTSNPCRIQYCTQEIVVIRQDLVTKMCRNSIHFPETGDIPDHLTKTLLSQCTLSPLSLGVQPVYWKNAEALNLYPMPDVVVVSDHFQPYTRMYQNCQVVNPGSFPRTEYSFKVYIPATRMVEDSQIPNEDT